The following are encoded together in the Dyella terrae genome:
- a CDS encoding tyrosine-type recombinase/integrase — protein sequence MPLTNVAISKAKPTGKTQRLFDGGGMYLEISPAGGKWWRLKYRHGGKEKRLSLGTFPDTGLAEARERRDAARKLLASGIDPGEQRKATKAAGEERSANSFEVVAREWHGKQSSTWVELHASRIMLRLENDIFPWLGSRPIADITAKEFLTTVNRVVERGAVESAYRVLQNCGQVLRYAIATGRAERNPVADLRGALPPVKPKNLAAITDPTAIGGLLRAIDAYQGTFVTKCALKLAPLVFVRPGELRHAEWTEFNLDKAEWNIPAEKMKMRVSHLVPLAPQAIEILRELRPLTGTGPYLFPSSRSPKRPMSNNAVLSALRRMGFATEEMSGHGFRAMARTILDEVLQFRPDYIEHQLAHTVRDPNGRAYNRTAHLSERREMMIAWANYLDDLKLNGA from the coding sequence TTCGATGGCGGCGGCATGTATCTGGAGATCTCACCTGCCGGCGGCAAATGGTGGCGATTGAAGTACCGCCATGGCGGCAAGGAAAAGCGTCTATCCCTTGGCACCTTTCCCGATACCGGCCTCGCAGAGGCACGCGAGAGGCGTGATGCTGCACGCAAGCTACTAGCATCTGGCATCGATCCCGGCGAGCAACGAAAGGCCACTAAAGCTGCTGGCGAAGAACGCTCAGCGAATAGCTTTGAAGTTGTGGCACGCGAATGGCACGGAAAGCAGTCTTCCACTTGGGTGGAACTGCATGCAAGCCGCATCATGCTCAGGCTGGAGAATGACATTTTTCCTTGGCTGGGTAGCCGCCCCATTGCCGACATCACAGCCAAAGAGTTTCTGACGACTGTGAATCGCGTTGTTGAACGCGGCGCCGTCGAGTCCGCATATCGGGTACTGCAAAACTGCGGACAGGTGCTTCGCTATGCCATCGCAACTGGACGAGCCGAGCGCAACCCAGTGGCCGATCTGCGTGGCGCCCTGCCCCCAGTTAAGCCCAAGAACCTTGCCGCAATCACTGATCCAACTGCCATTGGTGGCTTGCTACGTGCAATCGATGCCTACCAAGGCACATTCGTCACCAAGTGTGCGCTCAAACTCGCCCCGCTTGTGTTCGTCCGTCCGGGAGAACTGAGGCATGCCGAGTGGACCGAGTTCAACTTAGACAAAGCCGAATGGAACATCCCTGCTGAAAAAATGAAGATGCGCGTCTCACATCTAGTGCCACTCGCGCCGCAAGCGATTGAGATTCTTCGCGAGCTTCGCCCTCTCACCGGAACTGGGCCGTATCTATTTCCTAGCTCTCGCAGCCCAAAGCGCCCGATGAGCAACAATGCCGTGCTATCGGCCCTTCGCAGAATGGGATTCGCTACAGAGGAAATGAGCGGCCACGGTTTTCGCGCGATGGCCCGTACCATTCTAGACGAGGTTCTTCAGTTCCGCCCCGACTATATCGAACATCAGCTTGCGCATACGGTGCGAGACCCAAACGGCAGAGCCTACAACCGCACAGCCCATCTTTCAGAGCGCCGAGAAATGATGATCGCATGGGCAAACTATCTGGACGACCTAAAGCTAAATGGTGCCTAG
- a CDS encoding reverse transcriptase family protein, with protein MTKQRTRPQVVFRLANVEDVEQLSRALGVPVTIFRRVVSSQKPEELYFLHTIAKKNPRSAGDVRRAWESRDEALARAHKSVARRLDAFARQQAVGYPHSAVHGYVRGGSTRSNATPHCGARVLVRADIEEFFPTITSRRIAKMLRSLGMQMLPARLLAKFVTINGLLPLGLPESPIISNLVCLDMDRELQAMADERDLRYTRYADDITFSGYANLPSKEDIRHLLTGQGFRLSDRKFRISKRGQAHFVTGLSVSERDYPHVPREMKRKLRQELYFCERFGLDVHAIEQGETSQKTFNRLYGLVNYVSYVERRQADRLHQKWGRIVRRELGEAAYATVQGREYRDIHLIVDESEFKIGEQKYLAICVVRLSELDRKQRVVRKLLLDYVTTLGAKGEIDALKDVGVHFTEVHYDLRTKTLDLMLEMLWSASVHFAKYESGEDYEFTWLKLFKEAMHQELVTADGIGLEVLVEENDKVSSSALKSIVDAQYQHMELAGSRRPRVKPDVKRVGKSDTPILTLPDFVLAAFRHNVLQVADERVLDFERIRDKVRYIHDHDLDAFYTRKKPFVEVGSA; from the coding sequence ATGACCAAACAGAGAACTCGGCCGCAAGTCGTTTTCCGGTTAGCAAACGTCGAGGACGTTGAGCAATTGTCGAGAGCGCTTGGCGTTCCAGTGACTATCTTTCGCCGAGTTGTGAGCAGCCAGAAGCCGGAAGAGCTCTATTTTCTACATACCATTGCTAAGAAGAACCCCCGTTCGGCAGGTGATGTACGTAGAGCGTGGGAGTCTCGCGACGAGGCCCTCGCTCGAGCGCATAAATCGGTAGCTAGAAGACTCGACGCCTTCGCCCGGCAGCAGGCAGTTGGCTACCCACATTCGGCCGTTCACGGATATGTTCGTGGTGGCTCAACGCGAAGTAACGCGACGCCACATTGTGGAGCACGAGTGCTTGTGCGCGCGGACATAGAAGAGTTCTTTCCGACGATTACATCTAGACGTATAGCTAAGATGCTCCGTTCCTTGGGGATGCAGATGCTCCCGGCTCGGCTTCTCGCCAAGTTCGTGACTATCAATGGGCTGCTTCCTCTTGGCCTTCCCGAGAGCCCAATCATTTCAAATCTAGTTTGTCTCGATATGGATCGAGAACTGCAAGCCATGGCGGACGAGAGGGATCTTCGATACACGCGGTACGCAGACGACATAACATTTTCAGGGTACGCCAACCTCCCTTCGAAAGAGGACATTCGTCATCTTTTAACGGGTCAAGGATTTCGCCTGTCGGATCGAAAGTTCCGGATATCGAAGCGTGGTCAAGCGCATTTTGTCACCGGCTTGAGTGTCTCTGAGCGAGACTACCCCCATGTTCCGAGAGAGATGAAACGGAAGCTCCGCCAAGAGCTCTATTTTTGTGAGCGGTTTGGATTGGATGTACATGCTATTGAGCAAGGAGAGACATCCCAGAAGACTTTCAATCGCCTCTATGGGTTGGTCAACTATGTGTCATATGTGGAGCGACGACAGGCCGATCGGCTTCATCAGAAGTGGGGACGAATTGTCCGGAGGGAGCTAGGGGAGGCGGCATATGCCACCGTTCAAGGGAGGGAATATCGCGACATCCACTTAATAGTGGACGAAAGTGAGTTCAAGATCGGAGAGCAGAAGTACTTGGCGATTTGCGTGGTGCGATTGAGCGAGCTCGATCGTAAGCAGCGGGTTGTACGAAAACTGTTGCTCGATTATGTGACAACGCTGGGGGCCAAGGGTGAGATAGATGCGCTCAAGGACGTTGGGGTGCACTTTACTGAGGTGCATTACGATTTGAGAACCAAGACCCTCGATTTGATGCTTGAGATGTTGTGGAGCGCATCAGTCCATTTCGCCAAATATGAAAGTGGAGAGGACTACGAGTTTACATGGCTGAAGCTATTCAAAGAGGCCATGCACCAAGAGCTAGTTACTGCCGACGGAATTGGCCTTGAGGTATTGGTTGAGGAGAATGACAAGGTCAGCTCGTCAGCGCTGAAAAGCATTGTTGACGCTCAGTATCAGCATATGGAGCTCGCAGGGTCGCGCCGTCCTAGGGTAAAGCCGGATGTCAAACGGGTCGGAAAAAGTGACACTCCCATCCTCACCCTTCCGGACTTCGTTCTTGCTGCATTTCGTCACAATGTGCTTCAGGTCGCCGATGAAAGAGTCCTTGATTTCGAACGGATTCGGGACAAGGTGCGGTATATCCACGATCATGATCTAGATGCTTTCTATACACGCAAGAAACCTTTCGTTGAGGTAGGGAGTGCCTAG
- a CDS encoding metallophosphoesterase, with the protein MKVVLVQLSDIHIDDETNNSILTKTDEISRAVYPYLPGADHIVLIVSGDIAYSGTQSQYKLAQTFLQEIVEKLSAEAGRKVGVFVVPGNHDCDFQNESKSRSNNVQYLQSNGVSAIDDSVINVCTEIQKNFFQFQKSIEGKDAHRTDRLWHEYRVPGRDCNVVIEGMNIAWVSKLREEPGRMLFPFERYQNKQRNPEDLHILVMHHPVNWFNQNIYAGYRRFLRDRATMVISGHEHLAGVTEINDIDAGSSVNIEGCVLQEHKGNLTSTGFNVIAIDTANVRYQAHRLEYQAGAYSTREEGAWLDYRPLPQKAELVGKLKKNHLEKLNDPGAYLFTPGRDSMALSDIYVYPDLVPANQLTSKVRQLINSSTLQISDELRCGVLVSGDERSGRSSLLYQLYVSHHAQGLFPVLIDGSKIDSTHEKDIDQLIRQSVAAQYEATTAKGFASTSRFQKVLLLDNFDESGIVDKVGRAKVLELFKQRFEYVVATVSSTFEMQEAVDANTAELLKEFKHFHIQPFGNVKRSQLIKRWLSLGADNSLDERDFIGKYHEAERLLTGVMDKSLIPHSPLFLLTLLHSVEAGRSNELQNSALGHYYLVLLGTALQGAGVRPEKLDDYIQYCTYLSWRFHQSEGTLLSRTELRAFNDDFSNEWMTTDFDKYLTVLLEARVLREVGQDYEIRYPYIYFYLKGRYLSMHLDDPEILKYVSECCDHLYVRENANTMLFLAHHVSNNSVIEQIARVLGKLFGDKAPVRFDDDVGNVNNFIFESPKLVFESSHSPTELRDEIAEEADKREHHDGLMEKREQGADLSLQSQIVMLAKTSEILGQLLKDQYARIPRTKKRELVGKIFDGNMRALRSFFDTIVNSSESLFNGVQEALKSRKKEITDTQGQAMTRRIVSVAIEMVTFALVIKAAQNATSPDLSEDVESFVDGNKHLSNRIIELATLLDSASDFPRKKLESVYKDCKTNLIALRIVENLVFHRLYMFKTSTADMRWLHDKLGIPIKFQQTVSFGRQETQLA; encoded by the coding sequence GTGAAGGTTGTCTTAGTTCAACTCAGCGACATCCATATTGATGATGAAACCAACAATTCCATCCTGACGAAGACAGACGAAATCTCTCGAGCCGTATATCCATATCTGCCCGGGGCCGATCACATCGTCCTGATCGTATCTGGCGATATCGCTTACTCAGGGACGCAATCGCAATACAAGCTTGCCCAGACATTTCTTCAAGAGATCGTGGAAAAATTGAGTGCCGAGGCAGGCCGCAAGGTCGGCGTCTTTGTAGTCCCCGGCAATCATGATTGTGATTTTCAGAACGAGTCAAAATCTCGAAGCAACAACGTTCAATACCTTCAGAGCAATGGCGTCAGCGCCATTGATGACTCTGTCATCAACGTTTGCACAGAGATTCAGAAGAATTTCTTTCAGTTCCAAAAAAGTATAGAAGGCAAAGACGCCCACAGAACCGATCGACTCTGGCATGAGTACCGTGTGCCGGGCAGGGACTGCAACGTCGTCATTGAAGGCATGAACATTGCGTGGGTGTCGAAGCTTCGCGAAGAACCCGGCCGCATGTTGTTTCCGTTTGAGCGCTATCAGAACAAACAAAGGAACCCCGAGGATCTGCATATCCTCGTGATGCATCATCCCGTCAACTGGTTCAATCAGAACATATACGCCGGCTACCGCCGCTTCTTGCGCGATCGAGCCACCATGGTTATCTCTGGCCATGAGCATCTAGCTGGTGTTACTGAGATCAACGATATCGACGCGGGATCATCGGTGAATATTGAGGGGTGCGTACTTCAAGAGCACAAAGGCAATCTAACAAGCACTGGCTTCAACGTCATCGCCATTGATACAGCGAATGTGCGGTATCAAGCTCACAGGCTCGAATATCAAGCTGGAGCCTACTCCACGCGAGAGGAGGGAGCGTGGCTAGACTACCGCCCGCTGCCACAGAAAGCCGAGCTTGTTGGCAAACTAAAGAAAAATCACCTCGAGAAGCTCAACGACCCCGGTGCATATCTCTTCACCCCCGGCCGGGATTCGATGGCACTCTCGGACATATACGTCTACCCCGACCTCGTCCCTGCCAATCAGCTGACTAGTAAAGTTCGCCAGCTCATAAACTCATCGACCCTTCAAATCAGCGATGAGCTTAGATGCGGCGTACTCGTCTCCGGTGATGAGCGATCCGGGCGAAGCTCTCTTCTGTATCAGCTCTATGTGAGTCACCATGCCCAAGGGCTGTTTCCGGTACTTATCGATGGGTCGAAGATAGATTCCACGCACGAGAAAGACATAGATCAGCTGATTCGACAGTCAGTGGCAGCTCAGTACGAAGCGACGACTGCCAAGGGATTCGCGAGTACATCGCGCTTCCAAAAAGTACTTCTTTTGGACAACTTCGACGAATCTGGCATCGTGGACAAGGTAGGCCGAGCGAAGGTGCTTGAGCTCTTCAAGCAGCGCTTTGAGTATGTCGTCGCCACTGTCTCTTCCACATTCGAAATGCAGGAAGCGGTGGATGCGAACACGGCCGAGCTTCTAAAAGAGTTCAAGCATTTCCACATACAACCCTTCGGCAATGTCAAACGAAGCCAACTCATAAAGCGCTGGCTTTCACTAGGCGCGGACAATTCGTTAGATGAACGCGACTTCATCGGCAAATACCATGAAGCTGAGCGCCTACTGACGGGCGTCATGGATAAGTCGCTGATTCCGCACTCTCCTCTATTCCTCCTTACGTTGCTACATAGCGTGGAGGCTGGACGGAGCAACGAGCTGCAGAACAGCGCTCTAGGACATTACTACTTAGTCTTGCTGGGTACCGCCTTACAGGGCGCCGGAGTAAGGCCGGAAAAGCTCGACGACTACATTCAGTACTGCACGTATCTGTCTTGGCGATTCCACCAAAGTGAGGGAACCCTTCTTTCGAGAACAGAACTAAGGGCATTCAACGACGATTTCTCGAACGAGTGGATGACCACTGACTTCGACAAGTATTTAACTGTCCTACTTGAAGCCCGGGTACTAAGAGAGGTCGGGCAAGACTATGAGATCCGTTACCCCTACATCTACTTCTACCTCAAGGGTCGATACCTCTCGATGCATCTGGATGATCCGGAGATCCTAAAGTACGTAAGTGAGTGTTGCGACCATCTATACGTTCGCGAGAACGCCAATACCATGCTTTTCCTCGCGCATCATGTTTCCAACAATTCCGTTATAGAGCAGATTGCGCGAGTACTCGGAAAGTTGTTTGGTGACAAGGCACCAGTCCGATTTGACGATGATGTTGGCAACGTAAACAACTTCATCTTCGAATCACCCAAGCTGGTCTTTGAGTCGAGTCACTCACCTACTGAGCTTCGCGACGAAATTGCCGAAGAAGCTGACAAGCGCGAGCATCACGACGGCCTAATGGAAAAGCGCGAACAAGGCGCAGACTTGAGCCTCCAATCACAGATCGTCATGCTTGCGAAGACGTCAGAAATTCTTGGCCAGCTCTTAAAAGATCAGTATGCCCGCATTCCGCGAACCAAGAAGCGGGAGCTAGTCGGGAAGATATTTGACGGCAACATGCGCGCTCTAAGGAGCTTCTTCGACACCATCGTTAACAGCTCAGAGTCCTTATTCAACGGCGTACAAGAGGCGTTGAAGAGTAGAAAGAAAGAGATCACGGACACCCAAGGACAGGCCATGACTCGCCGGATAGTTTCGGTGGCGATTGAAATGGTCACCTTCGCATTGGTGATTAAGGCGGCACAGAACGCAACATCGCCTGATCTGAGTGAAGACGTCGAGTCATTTGTCGACGGCAACAAACACCTTTCTAATCGAATCATTGAACTTGCAACCCTCCTCGACTCTGCCAGCGACTTCCCTCGAAAGAAACTGGAGTCCGTTTACAAGGACTGCAAGACCAACCTCATTGCGCTCCGTATTGTCGAGAATCTGGTTTTCCATAGGCTGTACATGTTCAAAACTTCGACAGCCGACATGCGCTGGTTACACGACAAACTAGGCATTCCCATCAAGTTCCAACAGACGGTATCGTTCGGGCGCCAGGAAACTCAACTCGCCTAA